The following proteins are encoded in a genomic region of Enterocloster clostridioformis:
- a CDS encoding ClC family H(+)/Cl(-) exchange transporter — protein sequence MQPEEHTVTHTINRYRSFRYELILEGVVVGALAGAVVVAFRYLIGSADILLNMILDYGRSHTWFVPVWILILAAAACVVSLLLKWDSLISGSGIPQIEGEIIGEIDEKWWRVLLAKLGGGIISLGCGLSLGREGPSIQLGAMTAKGFSRAAKRVKTEEKLLITCGASAGLSAAFNAPIAGILFSLEEVHKHFSPELLLSSMAASITSDFVSRNVFGLTPVFSFHITHMMPLGTYGHVLVLGVIMGAMGVVYNTTLSKTQDLYGKIPWGTVKLLIPFLLAGVFGFTYRSVLGGGHALVEELSTGEMALGALCLLLAVKFAFSMISFGSGAPGGIFLPLLVMGAIIGTIYYNVALLVSPSLSGLVGNFIILGMAGYFSAIVRAPITGIILISEMTGSFSHLLTLSMVSLAAYLVPDMVHCAPVYDQLLHRLLAKQNPDKKVTLTGEKMLVEGMIYHGSAAEGKKISAIAWPRTSLVVSLMRGEAEFVPRGDTVLRAGDKIVVLCDEASQGQLHRALQEYCETVAPMQKGQ from the coding sequence ATGCAGCCGGAAGAACATACGGTTACTCATACCATTAACCGTTACCGGAGTTTTCGTTATGAGTTAATTTTAGAGGGGGTAGTGGTGGGCGCCCTGGCAGGCGCCGTGGTGGTGGCCTTCCGCTATCTCATAGGTTCCGCGGATATACTGCTGAACATGATACTGGACTATGGCAGGAGCCATACCTGGTTTGTGCCGGTATGGATTCTGATTCTGGCCGCCGCCGCATGTGTGGTGTCCCTTCTCCTTAAATGGGATTCCCTGATATCAGGCAGCGGCATTCCCCAGATTGAAGGGGAAATCATTGGGGAAATTGATGAGAAGTGGTGGCGTGTGCTGCTTGCCAAGCTGGGAGGCGGCATTATATCCCTGGGATGCGGATTGTCCCTGGGACGCGAAGGCCCCAGCATTCAGCTGGGAGCCATGACGGCAAAGGGGTTCTCCAGGGCCGCCAAACGGGTAAAAACAGAGGAAAAGCTTCTCATTACCTGCGGAGCCAGCGCCGGATTGTCGGCCGCCTTCAATGCGCCCATCGCAGGTATACTGTTTTCCCTGGAGGAGGTACATAAGCATTTTTCACCGGAGCTTCTCCTTTCCTCCATGGCGGCATCCATTACTTCGGATTTTGTATCCAGGAATGTATTCGGCCTGACGCCGGTATTTTCCTTTCACATCACCCATATGATGCCCCTGGGCACCTACGGTCATGTGCTGGTTCTGGGCGTGATCATGGGAGCCATGGGTGTGGTTTATAATACCACTCTGTCCAAAACCCAGGATTTATACGGAAAAATTCCCTGGGGCACGGTGAAGCTTCTGATTCCCTTTCTGCTGGCAGGCGTATTTGGATTTACATACCGCAGCGTGCTGGGCGGAGGTCATGCCCTGGTGGAGGAACTGTCCACGGGTGAGATGGCGCTTGGCGCCCTGTGCCTGCTGCTGGCGGTCAAATTTGCCTTCAGTATGATAAGCTTCGGCTCCGGGGCGCCGGGAGGTATCTTCCTGCCTCTGCTGGTGATGGGAGCCATCATAGGAACCATATATTACAATGTGGCCCTCCTTGTCAGTCCCTCTCTGAGCGGCCTGGTGGGGAATTTCATCATCCTGGGCATGGCGGGCTATTTCTCAGCCATTGTGCGGGCGCCGATTACAGGCATCATACTGATTAGTGAAATGACAGGATCCTTTTCTCATCTGCTGACCCTGTCCATGGTTTCACTGGCAGCCTATCTGGTTCCGGACATGGTTCACTGCGCACCGGTGTACGACCAGCTTCTTCACCGCCTTCTGGCAAAGCAGAACCCGGACAAGAAGGTCACGCTTACAGGGGAAAAGATGCTGGTGGAAGGCATGATTTACCATGGAAGCGCAGCCGAGGGAAAGAAGATTTCAGCTATCGCCTGGCCAAGGACCTCTCTGGTGGTGTCCCTTATGCGCGGGGAGGCCGAGTTTGTGCCCAGAGGGGATACAGTGCTCAGGGCAGGGGACAAGATAGTAGTGCTGTGCGACGAGGCTTCACAGGGACAGCTGCACAGGGCGCTGCAGGAATATTGTGAGACGGTAGCACCCATGCAGAAAGGGCAGTGA
- a CDS encoding ammonium transporter: MEFSAVNTIWVLLGAALVFFMQAGFAMVETGFTRAKNAGNIIMKNLMDFAIGTPLFWLTGFGIMFGGAGAFIGGFDPLVRGDYSGILPAGVPLPAYLIFQTVFCATAATIVSGAMAERTKFISYCIYSAVISAVVYPVSGHWIWGGGWLARMGFHDFAGSTAVHMCGGVAALIGAKVLGPRIGKYTEDGKPNAILGHSLTLGALGVFILWFCWFGFNGCSTVAMDSDAAVYSAGNIFVTTNLAAATATAATMVITWLRYGKPDISMTLNGSLAGLVAITAGCDMVSPAGAFFIGLIAAFVVVFGIEFIDKVCKIDDPVGAIGVHGMCGAAGTLLTGVFAVDGGLVYGGGFSFLGIQLLGVVCVILWVSVTMIITFNVLKHTIGLRASEEEETKGLDVTEHNLASSYADFMPMVFMGKAKEGAADAGVSVEKAVPVEHYPSAKPVSANVKLSKVVMIFNQARFTALKDALTDLGVTGMTITQVMGCGTQKGHVNYYRGIKVEEAALLPKMKLEVVVSKVPVEDVIETARKALYTGNIGDGKIFVYDVENVVKVRTGEQGYDALQGE, translated from the coding sequence ATGGAATTTTCAGCGGTAAACACAATTTGGGTCCTGTTAGGCGCGGCCCTGGTTTTCTTCATGCAGGCAGGCTTTGCCATGGTGGAGACAGGTTTTACAAGAGCGAAGAACGCAGGAAACATTATCATGAAGAACCTGATGGATTTTGCCATTGGTACCCCTTTGTTCTGGCTTACAGGCTTCGGCATCATGTTCGGGGGTGCAGGGGCCTTCATTGGAGGATTTGATCCGCTGGTGCGGGGGGATTATTCCGGAATCCTTCCGGCAGGCGTTCCCCTTCCCGCCTACCTGATTTTCCAGACTGTGTTCTGTGCCACGGCGGCAACCATTGTGTCGGGAGCCATGGCAGAGCGCACCAAGTTCATTTCCTACTGTATCTACAGCGCCGTAATCAGCGCAGTGGTCTATCCCGTGTCGGGACACTGGATTTGGGGCGGCGGATGGCTGGCCCGGATGGGATTTCACGATTTCGCGGGCTCCACTGCCGTCCATATGTGCGGCGGGGTTGCGGCCCTGATTGGGGCCAAGGTACTGGGACCGCGTATCGGAAAGTACACAGAGGACGGAAAGCCCAACGCGATTCTGGGTCACAGCCTCACCCTGGGCGCCCTTGGCGTGTTCATCCTGTGGTTCTGCTGGTTTGGTTTTAACGGCTGTTCCACTGTTGCCATGGACAGCGACGCGGCTGTATATTCCGCCGGCAATATCTTTGTGACCACCAACCTGGCGGCTGCCACAGCCACCGCGGCCACCATGGTTATCACCTGGCTCCGCTATGGAAAGCCGGATATCTCCATGACATTGAACGGTTCCCTGGCTGGCCTGGTGGCAATCACGGCCGGCTGCGATATGGTCAGCCCGGCAGGCGCGTTTTTTATCGGACTCATAGCAGCCTTTGTGGTGGTATTCGGAATTGAATTCATTGACAAGGTGTGTAAGATAGACGATCCGGTAGGCGCCATCGGAGTCCACGGCATGTGCGGGGCCGCGGGCACCCTTCTCACCGGCGTCTTTGCGGTGGACGGAGGCCTTGTATACGGAGGCGGTTTCTCCTTCCTGGGAATACAGCTTTTAGGTGTTGTCTGCGTTATCCTGTGGGTAAGCGTAACCATGATCATCACCTTCAATGTGCTGAAGCATACCATCGGCCTTAGGGCCAGTGAGGAGGAGGAGACAAAGGGACTGGATGTGACGGAACACAATCTGGCCAGCTCCTATGCGGATTTCATGCCAATGGTATTTATGGGAAAGGCAAAGGAGGGGGCGGCGGACGCCGGTGTCTCTGTTGAAAAAGCTGTTCCGGTGGAGCATTATCCATCGGCAAAGCCGGTGTCCGCCAATGTCAAGCTGTCCAAGGTAGTGATGATATTTAACCAGGCCAGGTTCACCGCTCTTAAGGATGCGCTTACGGACCTGGGCGTCACCGGCATGACCATCACCCAGGTCATGGGCTGCGGTACGCAAAAGGGCCATGTAAATTACTATCGCGGCATCAAGGTGGAGGAGGCGGCCCTTCTTCCAAAGATGAAGCTGGAAGTGGTGGTGAGCAAGGTACCGGTGGAGGATGTAATAGAGACAGCCAGAAAGGCTCTTTACACAGGCAATATCGGAGACGGAAAGATTTTCGTGTACGATGTGGAAAATGTGGTGAAGGTCCGCACCGGAGAGCAGGGATATGACGCGCTCCAGGGGGAATAA
- a CDS encoding DUF368 domain-containing protein — protein MLLNGIRGFCMALADSVPGVSGGTIAFLLGFYDTFIESLNDLMGRDNGRRKTAFLFLVKLGVGWVIGFCMSVLILSSLFEAHIYRISSLFLGLTLFAIPMVIREEREVLKGRYGNTVFTLMGVLLVFCITYFNPSGGEGIRVSVEHLSLGLVVYVFFTAMIAITAMVLPGISGSTLLLIFGLYVPIIGAVKEFLHMNMDYFPILMVFGLGIVTGIVGIIKIIKMCLERFRSQTIYTIIGLMTGSLYAITMGPTTLDVPKAPMSPSTFSILFFILGGVILAGLELLKARLDK, from the coding sequence GTGCTTTTAAATGGAATAAGAGGTTTCTGCATGGCCCTGGCGGACAGCGTTCCGGGGGTATCCGGAGGAACCATTGCCTTTTTACTGGGTTTTTACGATACATTTATTGAATCCCTGAACGACCTGATGGGCCGGGACAACGGCAGAAGGAAAACTGCCTTTTTGTTTCTGGTAAAGCTGGGAGTGGGATGGGTCATCGGCTTCTGCATGTCGGTGCTGATTCTGTCCAGCCTCTTTGAGGCTCACATCTACCGGATCAGCTCCCTTTTTCTTGGACTGACCTTATTCGCCATTCCCATGGTGATCCGTGAGGAAAGGGAAGTGCTTAAAGGCAGGTACGGAAATACGGTATTCACCCTTATGGGAGTCCTGCTGGTATTTTGCATCACCTATTTTAATCCCTCAGGCGGCGAGGGAATCCGTGTATCAGTGGAGCATCTGTCACTGGGACTGGTGGTGTACGTGTTCTTCACTGCCATGATCGCCATTACCGCCATGGTGCTTCCGGGCATCTCAGGTTCCACGCTCCTTCTCATATTCGGGCTCTATGTGCCCATCATAGGTGCTGTGAAGGAATTCCTGCACATGAATATGGACTATTTCCCCATCCTGATGGTATTTGGTCTGGGCATCGTCACAGGTATTGTGGGAATTATTAAAATCATCAAGATGTGCCTGGAGCGGTTCCGCTCCCAGACCATTTACACCATCATCGGCCTGATGACAGGCTCCCTCTATGCCATCACCATGGGGCCCACCACCCTGGATGTGCCCAAGGCGCCCATGAGTCCCTCCACCTTCAGTATCCTGTTTTTCATACTGGGCGGCGTGATACTGGCAGGGCTGGAGCTTTTAAAGGCACGTCTGGACAAGTAG
- a CDS encoding PrpR N-terminal domain-containing protein, with product MGKIVLLVPREEMLYLAHNILQEKKYAIAQMRVIQTENTVVEARNSIAAGADIIIARGLQASLIKQYTDVPVVEIVATAQEMALLVVKARQIVKKARPIIAVVGFQNMFCDMSYFETIYDIKLRTYFAANGSGLKEKAMEAVEDGADLMIGGDIAVETAKEADIPSLFLSITEDSLRTAFSMAESLDFAMGAEKRSNAQIETLLDYSFNGVVNMDRKGVITTVNPVMRDILGADGEQVAGRHITQVFSDIDRDKLSQVLEGKEESYSSFMQAGKTSIFAILAPVRVGNETEGAILTCHKVKQQSRGERRPQRDGANRVQGLIARRNFSSIRQESGAMKECVHLARLYSQSEQPVLLLGETGTERRALAESIHNTGLCSEGPFLALSCAGLAREEQEEMLFGNKGAVFLAEGGTLYLEDVETLSLKSQYGLYQLIRYKTGSRDFARTMGFHIRVIASSILTPEDLGHLAFSGGFRQDLYYLFTGLVLRVPPLRERPEDLEQAIRDTVREACDQYSRYHVVTQGGMQCLKAYPWQGNLLQLETFLKRLILTAEKRSIDEILVRKLLRELFPSSAPVRMMPDGQGIGGPVACEEERQIRLALAAQGGSRERAAACLGISKATLWRKMKKYNIEL from the coding sequence ATGGGGAAAATCGTTCTTCTGGTGCCAAGGGAGGAAATGCTCTACCTGGCCCACAACATTCTTCAGGAAAAGAAGTATGCCATTGCGCAGATGCGTGTCATCCAGACAGAGAATACGGTGGTGGAGGCCAGGAATTCCATTGCCGCCGGGGCGGACATCATCATTGCCAGGGGCCTTCAGGCATCCCTCATCAAGCAGTATACGGATGTGCCTGTGGTGGAAATCGTGGCCACGGCCCAGGAGATGGCTCTCCTGGTGGTAAAGGCCAGGCAGATAGTAAAAAAGGCCAGGCCAATCATTGCTGTGGTGGGCTTTCAGAATATGTTCTGCGACATGTCATACTTTGAGACGATCTATGACATAAAGCTGCGCACTTATTTTGCCGCCAATGGTTCCGGGTTAAAGGAAAAAGCCATGGAAGCCGTGGAGGATGGCGCTGACCTTATGATTGGAGGGGACATAGCGGTTGAGACTGCCAAGGAGGCGGATATCCCGTCCCTGTTCCTGTCGATCACCGAGGATTCCCTGCGCACTGCCTTTTCCATGGCTGAGAGCCTGGATTTTGCCATGGGCGCAGAGAAGAGGAGCAATGCCCAGATTGAGACACTTCTGGACTATTCCTTCAACGGGGTGGTGAACATGGACCGGAAAGGAGTCATCACCACGGTGAATCCGGTAATGCGGGACATACTGGGAGCTGACGGTGAACAGGTGGCAGGCCGGCACATTACCCAGGTATTCTCCGACATAGACAGGGATAAGCTTTCACAGGTCCTGGAGGGAAAGGAGGAGAGCTATTCCTCCTTCATGCAGGCCGGAAAGACCTCCATCTTCGCCATTCTGGCCCCTGTCCGCGTGGGAAATGAGACAGAGGGGGCCATTCTTACCTGCCACAAGGTAAAGCAGCAGAGCCGCGGTGAACGGCGCCCGCAACGGGATGGAGCAAACAGGGTTCAGGGCCTGATTGCCAGGAGAAATTTTTCAAGTATACGCCAGGAGTCAGGGGCCATGAAGGAGTGCGTCCACCTGGCCAGGCTTTACTCCCAGTCGGAACAGCCTGTGCTGCTTTTGGGTGAAACCGGCACGGAGCGGAGAGCGCTGGCTGAGAGCATCCACAATACAGGGCTTTGCAGTGAAGGCCCCTTCCTGGCCCTTTCCTGCGCAGGCCTTGCCCGGGAGGAGCAGGAGGAAATGCTCTTTGGAAACAAGGGAGCCGTGTTTTTGGCAGAAGGCGGTACCCTGTATCTGGAGGATGTGGAGACACTGTCCTTAAAAAGCCAATACGGCCTGTACCAGCTCATTCGCTATAAGACAGGCAGCAGGGATTTTGCCAGGACCATGGGCTTTCATATCCGCGTTATCGCCTCCAGCATCCTCACACCGGAGGACCTGGGGCATCTTGCTTTTTCAGGAGGGTTCCGGCAGGACCTGTATTATCTCTTCACGGGACTGGTCCTTCGGGTGCCGCCCCTTCGGGAACGGCCGGAGGATCTGGAACAGGCAATCAGGGACACGGTCAGGGAAGCCTGCGACCAATATTCCCGTTACCATGTGGTGACCCAGGGTGGGATGCAGTGCCTGAAAGCATATCCGTGGCAGGGAAACCTTCTCCAGCTGGAGACATTCTTAAAGCGGCTGATACTGACAGCTGAAAAGCGGAGCATTGACGAGATTCTGGTGAGGAAGCTGCTGCGGGAACTGTTTCCTTCTTCTGCTCCGGTCCGGATGATGCCGGACGGACAGGGGATAGGGGGGCCGGTTGCCTGTGAGGAGGAACGGCAGATACGCCTGGCCCTGGCAGCCCAGGGCGGCAGCAGAGAGCGCGCCGCTGCCTGCCTGGGAATCAGCAAGGCAACCCTGTGGAGAAAGATGAAAAAATACAATATCGAACTATAA
- the garR gene encoding 2-hydroxy-3-oxopropionate reductase: protein MKVGFIGLGIMGKPMSKNLLKAGYELVVFDFNKDAVKEVTECGAVSAASGREVAEQCGVVITMVPNSPHVRAAVLGENGVADGAKPGTVLIDMSSIDPTESKAIGAELAKKGIDMLDAPVSGGEPKAIDGTLSVMVGGKKELFDKYYDMLMVMAGSVVYVGELGSGNVAKLANQIVVAVNIAAVSEALTFAKKAGTDPELVYQAIRGGLAGSTVMDAKAPMMLGRNFKPGFRIELHIKDLNNALNAAHAISSPVPLTGQLMEIMQGLKADGYEKEDHASIVKYYEKIANTTVES, encoded by the coding sequence ATGAAAGTAGGTTTTATCGGATTAGGAATCATGGGTAAGCCAATGAGCAAGAATTTATTAAAAGCAGGTTATGAGCTGGTTGTTTTTGATTTTAACAAGGACGCGGTGAAGGAAGTGACGGAATGCGGAGCTGTATCTGCCGCAAGCGGCAGGGAAGTAGCAGAGCAGTGCGGGGTAGTCATCACCATGGTTCCCAACTCTCCCCATGTACGCGCTGCCGTGCTGGGCGAAAACGGTGTTGCAGACGGCGCAAAACCGGGAACAGTACTGATTGACATGAGCTCCATTGACCCGACCGAGAGCAAGGCCATCGGCGCTGAGCTGGCGAAAAAGGGCATTGACATGCTGGATGCTCCTGTTTCCGGCGGAGAGCCAAAGGCCATCGACGGGACACTGTCTGTCATGGTAGGCGGCAAAAAAGAGCTGTTTGACAAGTATTATGACATGCTCATGGTAATGGCCGGTTCCGTGGTATACGTAGGCGAGCTGGGTTCCGGCAACGTGGCAAAGCTGGCAAACCAGATTGTGGTTGCTGTGAACATTGCTGCCGTATCTGAGGCCCTTACCTTCGCAAAGAAGGCGGGAACCGACCCTGAGCTGGTATATCAGGCCATCCGCGGCGGACTTGCCGGATCCACTGTCATGGACGCGAAGGCACCCATGATGCTGGGCAGGAACTTTAAGCCGGGATTCCGCATTGAGCTTCACATCAAGGATTTGAACAATGCGCTGAACGCCGCGCATGCAATCAGCTCTCCGGTTCCCTTAACAGGACAGCTTATGGAAATCATGCAGGGATTGAAGGCTGACGGTTATGAGAAGGAAGACCACGCAAGCATTGTCAAGTATTACGAAAAGATTGCCAATACTACAGTTGAATCATAA
- a CDS encoding dihydrodipicolinate synthase family protein, producing the protein MNTDFIKGVIVPILTPINENEFIDEAKLREQVNYVIEGGVSGILAFGSNGEFYVIEEDEMERGLKIMIDQAAGRVPVYFGIGAISTKKCCRLAKMAADNGAAGISVLQPMFLKPTEDELYLHFKTIAECVPETPVLLYNNPGRVNYTMSGKLVERLAHEVPNIVGMKDTSGDITQTAEFIRRTRDVGFKVFGGKDTLLYASMCHGAVGGVCTAANFMPELIVDVYNKYVAGDLKRSLEAQFKLNPVRLSMDGASFPVAAKDMANLRGRSVGLPYKPNLATPEGPVLDRIKSEMKQAGLI; encoded by the coding sequence ATGAATACAGATTTTATCAAGGGTGTTATTGTACCCATTCTCACCCCCATTAATGAAAATGAGTTTATTGACGAGGCGAAGCTGCGGGAACAGGTGAACTATGTGATTGAAGGAGGGGTGTCAGGCATCCTGGCCTTTGGAAGCAACGGCGAATTCTATGTCATTGAAGAGGATGAGATGGAGCGCGGACTTAAAATCATGATTGACCAGGCAGCGGGGCGTGTGCCCGTTTATTTCGGCATTGGCGCAATCAGCACAAAAAAATGCTGCCGTCTGGCTAAGATGGCAGCGGACAACGGGGCAGCAGGCATATCCGTGCTGCAGCCCATGTTTCTGAAACCAACAGAGGATGAGCTTTATCTTCATTTTAAGACCATAGCGGAATGTGTGCCGGAGACCCCTGTGCTTCTGTACAACAATCCGGGAAGGGTGAACTATACCATGTCCGGAAAGCTGGTGGAGCGCCTGGCTCATGAGGTTCCCAATATCGTGGGAATGAAGGATACCAGCGGCGATATAACCCAGACAGCTGAATTTATCCGCAGGACAAGGGATGTGGGATTCAAGGTGTTTGGCGGTAAGGACACCCTGCTATACGCTTCCATGTGCCATGGGGCAGTGGGAGGCGTGTGCACGGCAGCCAATTTCATGCCTGAGCTTATAGTGGATGTATACAATAAATATGTGGCCGGAGACCTGAAAAGGTCCCTGGAAGCCCAGTTCAAGCTGAATCCGGTCCGGCTTTCCATGGATGGAGCCAGCTTCCCTGTGGCCGCAAAGGATATGGCTAACTTAAGGGGACGCTCCGTCGGACTTCCCTATAAGCCAAACCTGGCCACGCCTGAAGGCCCTGTACTGGACAGAATCAAGTCAGAGATGAAACAGGCAGGGCTGATTTAA
- a CDS encoding LysR family transcriptional regulator: MDTRQIEYILKIAEENNITHAANKLFITQSALNQQLIKLEQELGTPLFHRSRTNWHLTEAGEIYIRNAKEIMRLKRETYQTIHDLSDGKCGHLSVGFTAGRGINMFTKVYGTFHQLYPNVIIEPQEGIVKHLQKMISIGGLDIAFLTLTDKDRTDDIYEPIYEEELYLVIPAGHPLASVAPEEGEDYATLDIRRLQYEPFVLMDRHSTMNTMLNRIFSEAGFTPQVLFETGNNHTIISMIRANMCCGILPYYYVKDMDQDFCCFHLPSRPTWQFTASYKKGRYLSRPARSFIDLMKEQWGDRTTALHTD; encoded by the coding sequence ATGGACACACGGCAGATTGAATATATTTTAAAAATTGCGGAAGAAAACAACATTACCCATGCGGCTAATAAGCTGTTCATCACCCAGTCCGCTTTGAACCAGCAGCTCATTAAACTGGAACAGGAGTTAGGCACTCCCCTGTTCCACCGTTCCCGCACCAACTGGCATCTGACGGAGGCCGGGGAAATTTACATCCGGAATGCCAAGGAAATTATGAGGCTGAAGCGGGAAACCTACCAGACCATCCACGACCTGTCTGACGGCAAATGCGGCCATCTCTCCGTGGGCTTTACGGCAGGTCGCGGCATCAATATGTTTACAAAGGTATACGGCACCTTCCACCAGCTCTATCCCAACGTCATCATCGAGCCCCAGGAGGGCATTGTAAAGCATCTTCAGAAGATGATATCCATTGGCGGCCTGGACATTGCCTTCCTGACGCTTACGGACAAGGACAGGACCGACGATATCTATGAACCCATATACGAGGAAGAACTGTATCTGGTTATTCCCGCCGGACATCCGCTGGCAAGCGTGGCGCCTGAGGAGGGGGAGGACTATGCCACCCTGGATATCCGAAGGCTCCAGTACGAGCCCTTTGTGCTCATGGACCGCCATTCCACCATGAACACCATGCTGAACCGTATTTTCTCGGAGGCAGGCTTTACACCCCAGGTCCTCTTTGAGACAGGCAATAACCATACCATTATCTCCATGATACGGGCCAACATGTGCTGCGGAATCCTGCCCTACTACTATGTGAAGGACATGGATCAGGACTTCTGCTGTTTCCATCTTCCCTCCCGCCCCACATGGCAGTTTACGGCCAGCTACAAAAAAGGCCGCTATCTCAGCCGCCCCGCACGCAGCTTCATCGATCTGATGAAGGAACAATGGGGAGACCGGACAACGGCCTTACATACAGATTAA
- a CDS encoding enolase C-terminal domain-like protein has translation MMEHKGTPVVTDMQVIPVAGYDSMLMTLSGAHAPWFTRNLVILRDSSGHTGIGEIHGGDYTCEALNSCIPLVVGQPVGRYRNILDTIHKSSTRAAEDDGEGIQTLDISKLKFVVKAEWAVECALLDLLGQYLDLPMCELLGDGKQRDQVETLGYLFYVSDKEKAAPALPYIDETGSSDAWFRLRRQEMLTPERIVEQAQVLNEKYGFRNFKLKGGVLRGEEEMEAMRALKKVFPEGRINIDPNGAWSLEEAIRICQPMEGVLTYVEDPCGPEAGYSSREVMAEFKNAVNLPVATNMIATDWRQFYHAAALKSVDIVLADPHFWGFGGSVRMAQILNDWGLTWGSHSNNHFDITLTAFAHVAAAAPGTPTALDTHWIWQDGQNLLKDTPKIVNGYLQVPDKPGMGVTIDMDKVMEANGRYNRLPSHERDDAMAMQYLIPGWKYDCKKPALVR, from the coding sequence ATGATGGAACACAAAGGCACACCTGTTGTTACTGATATGCAGGTCATTCCCGTAGCCGGATATGACAGCATGCTGATGACATTGAGCGGAGCCCATGCGCCCTGGTTCACCAGGAACCTGGTCATCTTAAGGGACAGCTCCGGTCACACGGGCATTGGCGAGATTCACGGCGGGGATTACACATGCGAGGCGCTGAACAGCTGCATCCCTCTGGTAGTGGGACAGCCAGTGGGCAGATACAGGAATATCCTGGATACCATCCACAAGAGCAGTACACGGGCGGCGGAGGACGATGGGGAGGGTATCCAGACATTGGATATCAGCAAGCTGAAATTCGTTGTCAAAGCTGAATGGGCAGTCGAATGCGCCCTTCTGGACCTTCTGGGCCAGTATCTGGATTTGCCCATGTGTGAACTTCTGGGCGACGGAAAACAGAGGGACCAGGTGGAGACCCTGGGGTATCTGTTCTATGTAAGTGATAAGGAAAAGGCTGCGCCGGCCCTTCCCTATATCGACGAAACAGGAAGCAGCGATGCCTGGTTTCGTCTCAGACGGCAGGAAATGCTGACGCCTGAGCGCATCGTGGAGCAGGCGCAGGTATTAAACGAAAAATACGGCTTCAGAAACTTCAAGTTAAAAGGCGGGGTCCTCAGGGGAGAGGAAGAGATGGAAGCTATGCGCGCATTGAAAAAAGTATTTCCTGAGGGGCGGATTAACATTGACCCCAACGGGGCCTGGAGCCTGGAGGAGGCCATCCGCATCTGCCAGCCCATGGAGGGAGTGCTTACTTATGTGGAGGACCCATGCGGCCCGGAAGCAGGCTATTCCAGCCGGGAGGTGATGGCGGAATTCAAAAATGCGGTAAATCTGCCTGTGGCCACCAACATGATAGCAACGGACTGGCGTCAGTTCTATCATGCCGCGGCCCTTAAATCCGTGGATATTGTCCTGGCAGATCCTCACTTCTGGGGATTCGGGGGAAGCGTCCGTATGGCCCAGATTTTAAACGACTGGGGTCTTACCTGGGGCAGCCATTCCAATAACCACTTTGACATCACCCTCACCGCATTTGCCCATGTGGCAGCGGCTGCTCCCGGAACTCCCACTGCACTTGACACACACTGGATTTGGCAGGACGGACAGAATCTGTTAAAGGATACGCCGAAGATTGTAAACGGGTATCTTCAGGTACCGGATAAGCCGGGTATGGGTGTTACCATCGACATGGACAAGGTCATGGAGGCCAATGGGCGTTACAACCGCCTTCCTTCCCATGAAAGAGATGATGCCATGGCCATGCAGTATCTGATTCCCGGCTGGAAATACGACTGCAAAAAGCCTGCGCTGGTCAGATAA
- a CDS encoding tripartite tricarboxylate transporter TctB family protein codes for MFIKKYGDIIVGVFFMLLSAAMLVMAKMLPKSTVMDIGPDFMPMCIGVMTFVLAAALVFLNIKNMKIYVAQAEAEGPEKADYKRVLTSFIIILVYVFVLKSVGFIISTLVYLPVQMFILAPEERRGKKDVIQLLITDVLFTFVVFFLFRYGFKIVLPAGIFTINL; via the coding sequence ATGTTTATTAAAAAGTATGGGGATATCATTGTCGGAGTATTCTTCATGTTATTATCCGCAGCCATGTTGGTTATGGCCAAGATGCTTCCCAAGTCAACGGTCATGGATATCGGACCTGATTTTATGCCCATGTGCATTGGTGTCATGACCTTTGTGCTGGCAGCAGCCCTGGTATTCCTCAATATCAAAAACATGAAAATATATGTGGCCCAGGCTGAGGCCGAGGGACCGGAAAAGGCCGACTACAAGAGGGTGCTCACAAGCTTTATCATTATCCTGGTCTATGTGTTCGTGCTCAAGTCCGTGGGCTTCATCATCAGCACTCTGGTCTATCTTCCCGTCCAGATGTTTATCCTGGCGCCGGAAGAACGGAGAGGAAAAAAGGATGTCATTCAGCTGCTGATCACTGACGTATTGTTTACCTTCGTGGTATTTTTCTTGTTCCGCTACGGATTCAAGATTGTGCTGCCTGCAGGTATCTTTACCATCAACTTATAG